Proteins from a single region of Engystomops pustulosus chromosome 5, aEngPut4.maternal, whole genome shotgun sequence:
- the LOC140133893 gene encoding HIG1 domain family member 1A, mitochondrial-like yields MASSAGDVLPTYDLGETQTSKLMKKSKESPFVPVGIAGFAAVVAYGLYKLRNRGDTKMSVHLIHMRVGAQGFVVGAMTCGVLYSMYKDYWAKPRE; encoded by the exons ATGGCTTCCAGCGCAGGAGATGTTCTTCCCACCTATGATCTCGGGGAGACCCAGACGTCTAAGCTCATGAAGAAATCCAAGGAGTCTCCGTTTGTGCCAGTGG GTATCGCCGGATTTGCAGCAGTCGTGGCCTATGGACTGTACAAGCTCCGCAACCGGGGGGACACCAAGATGTCGGTGCACCTCATCCACATGCGGGTGGGGGCCCAGGGCTTCGTGGTCGGTGCTATGACTTGTG GTGTGCTGTACTCCATGTACAAGGATTATTGGGCCAAGCCCAGGGAGTAG